One genomic window of Garra rufa chromosome 2, GarRuf1.0, whole genome shotgun sequence includes the following:
- the LOC141326387 gene encoding protein YIPF7 — protein sequence MGDFKNFEQDFYQSGYYVDSQQEDVYSFDPAYVNPDYNEVDNSAHSPDEYTTTASYTGQVYQPVAPPEQTEYIDSYEEEPPLLEELGINFDHIWQKTLTVLNPLKPADGSIMNETDLTGPVLFCIALGATLLMAGKAHFGFVYGISALGCVGMYMLLNLMSSYSISCGCVASVLGYSLLPMVGLSSFAVLYSLQGLLGTLLALFVIGWCSLSASKIFSSTLDMSGQQLLVAYPCALLYGVFALLTVF from the exons ATGGGAGATTTTAAAAACTTTGAACAAGACTTCTATCAGTCTGGATATTATGTGGACAGTCAGCAGGAGGATGTTTATAGCTTTGATCCAGCCTACGTCAATCCAGATTACAATGAAGT TGATAATTCCGCACATTCACCAGATGAATATACCACTACAGCATCTTATACTGGACAAGTGTATCAGCCTGTAGCACCACCCGAGCAAACAGAATATATAGATTCATATGAAGAAGAGCCGCCACTCCTAGAAG AGTTGGGCATTAACTTTGACCACATCTGGCAGAAGACTCTGACTGTGTTAAATCCACTGAAGCCTGCTGATGGCAGTATAATGAATGAGACAGACCTCACTGGGCCTGTCCTCTTCTGCATTGCTCTGGGAGCCACACTATTGATG GCAGGGAAAGCACACTTTGGGTTTGTGTATGGCATCAGTGCTCTTGGATGTGTTGGGATGTACATGCTGTTGAACCTGATGAGCAGTTACAGCATATCCTGTGGATGCGTGGCCAGTGTTCTGGGATACAGTCTCCTGCCAATGGTGGGACTCTCTTCCTTTGCTGTTCTTTATTCCCTTCA AGGGCTCTTGGGAACGCTGTTGGCCTTGTTTGTGATTGGCTGGTGCAGTCTATCAGCTTCCAAGATCTTCAGTTCCACTCTCGACATGAGCGGGCAGCAGCTGCTGGTGGCCTATCCCTGCGCTCTTCTGTACGGGGTCTTCGCTCTCCTTACTGTCTTCTGA